In Sander lucioperca isolate FBNREF2018 chromosome 21, SLUC_FBN_1.2, whole genome shotgun sequence, the following proteins share a genomic window:
- the abi3a gene encoding ABI family, member 3a isoform X2 translates to MKEQKLEEEVMKILEEAPSARKALLENYDNLLNVADYCYNNYIQSGDGSLAALEETKNFTTRSLASVAYQISCLASSVLSLLDAQNNQLRHMESSINLIGQTVEMHKEKVSRREIGVFTAVRRVPRCHKILPPPQPPAGPQPRPPYSRRPISYQQLDGLGHGMKVSGKQSERTGTIRKHGASTRSTKPPEPVQCPVVPPVSGSSFGKPVAAPTIPSTYQAPPESDIISTLLLDAPPPPPLPQYDDVTDAPALPPPPPESPGEMSALPPPPPPPPPSEAVTNHSAAPPPAPPLSLETVVEESSFPPPSPPPPPPSDDDGFPPLPNELPAPPPPPPPSQEVDVTLPSRRSRHRRSPPTTRSLSLRVRSGPASRCCYTRSLFLPAVQSLMIPPPPPYPPPNAPPPSFPLLPRSSSSSHRLCLPARLQHLDLELPATPPPLLLDDLGGFDDIMPPLPPPVDYDTDEPPQYLEKVAALYSYEASKPDDLSLTVGDVIYLTHRHSDGWCEGVLRGNRGFFPENYVQSCG, encoded by the exons ATGAAGGAGCAGAAGCTTGAAGAGGAAGTGATGAAGATTCTGGAGGAAGCACCGAGCGCCAGAAAGGCTCTGCTGGAAAACTACGACAACCTGCTCAACGTGGCCGACTACTGCTACAACAACTACATACAG TCAGGTGACGGCAGCCTGGCGGCGTTGGAGGAAACCAAGAACTTCACCACGCGGTCTCTGGCCAGTGTAGCGTACCAGATCAGCTGTCTGGCCAGCAGTGTGCTGAGTCTGCTCGATGCTCAGAACAATCAGCTGCGTCACATGGAGTCCTCCATCAACCTCATTGGTCAG ACGGTGGAGATGCACAAAGAGAAGGTTTCCCGGAGAGAGATCGGCGTCTTCACGGCGGTCCGACGCGTCCCGCGCTGCCACAAGATCCTCCCCCCCCCTCAGCCTCCTGCCGGGCCTCAACCCCGCCCCCCGTACAGCCGTCGGCCAATCAGCTACCAGCAGTTGGACGGCCTGGGACACGGCATGAAG gTCTCTGGGAAACAGTCGGAGCGAACAGGAACGATCCGTAAACACGGCGCCTCCACCAG gtcCACCAAACCCCCGGAGCCAGTGCAGTGTCCCGTGGTGCCCCCTGTCAGCGG CTCTAGTTTTGGGAAACCTGTGGCTGCGCCCACCATCCCCTCCACATACCAGGCTCCACCTGAGAGTGACATCATCAGCACCCTGCTGCTCGACGCCccgcccccccctcctctccctcagTATGATGATGTCACTGACGCCCCGGCTCTGCCCCCTCCACCTCCTGAATCGCCCGGAGAGATGTCggccttgcccccccctccgcctccccctcctccttcaGAGGCTGTGACCAATCACAGTGCAGCACCGCCGCCGGCTCCGCCCCTCAGCCTAGAGACAG tGGTGGAGGAGAGCAGcttcccccctccctctcctcccccccctcctccctctgatGATGACGGCTTTCCTCCGCTGCCCAATGAGCTGCCAGCCCcgccccctccacctccacccagCCAGGAAGTAGACg TGACCCTCCCGTCCAGGAGGAGTCGCCACCGCCGCTCACCGCCCACtactcgctctctgtctctgagagTCCGTTCTGGCCCTGCCTCCCGCTGCTGCTACACGCGCTCTCTCTTCCTGCCCGCTGTCCAATCAT tgatgatcccccctcctcccccctacCCGCCCCCCAACGCTCCTCCTCCATCCTTCCCTTTGCTCCCGcgctcctcttcttcctcacaTCGACTCTGCTTACCTGCTCGCCTCCAACACCTGG ATCTGGAGCTCCCAGCCACGCCCCCTCCTCTCCTATTGGATGATCTTGGAGGGTTTGATGACATcatgcctcccctccctccaccGGTAGACTACGACACGGACGAGCCCCCACAATACCTCGAGAAAG TGGCGGCGCTGTACAGCTACGAGGCGTCCAAACCAGACGACCTGTCGCTCACCGTCGGCGACGTCATCTACCTGACGCATCGCCACAGTGACGGCTGGTGCGAGGGTGTTCTCCGCGGCAACCGGGGCTTCTTCCCCGAGAACTACGTCCAATCATGTGGCTGA
- the abi3a gene encoding ABI family, member 3a isoform X1 encodes MKVKEQKLEEEVMKILEEAPSARKALLENYDNLLNVADYCYNNYIQSGDGSLAALEETKNFTTRSLASVAYQISCLASSVLSLLDAQNNQLRHMESSINLIGQTVEMHKEKVSRREIGVFTAVRRVPRCHKILPPPQPPAGPQPRPPYSRRPISYQQLDGLGHGMKVSGKQSERTGTIRKHGASTRSTKPPEPVQCPVVPPVSGSSFGKPVAAPTIPSTYQAPPESDIISTLLLDAPPPPPLPQYDDVTDAPALPPPPPESPGEMSALPPPPPPPPPSEAVTNHSAAPPPAPPLSLETVVEESSFPPPSPPPPPPSDDDGFPPLPNELPAPPPPPPPSQEVDVTLPSRRSRHRRSPPTTRSLSLRVRSGPASRCCYTRSLFLPAVQSLMIPPPPPYPPPNAPPPSFPLLPRSSSSSHRLCLPARLQHLDLELPATPPPLLLDDLGGFDDIMPPLPPPVDYDTDEPPQYLEKVAALYSYEASKPDDLSLTVGDVIYLTHRHSDGWCEGVLRGNRGFFPENYVQSCG; translated from the exons TGAAGGAGCAGAAGCTTGAAGAGGAAGTGATGAAGATTCTGGAGGAAGCACCGAGCGCCAGAAAGGCTCTGCTGGAAAACTACGACAACCTGCTCAACGTGGCCGACTACTGCTACAACAACTACATACAG TCAGGTGACGGCAGCCTGGCGGCGTTGGAGGAAACCAAGAACTTCACCACGCGGTCTCTGGCCAGTGTAGCGTACCAGATCAGCTGTCTGGCCAGCAGTGTGCTGAGTCTGCTCGATGCTCAGAACAATCAGCTGCGTCACATGGAGTCCTCCATCAACCTCATTGGTCAG ACGGTGGAGATGCACAAAGAGAAGGTTTCCCGGAGAGAGATCGGCGTCTTCACGGCGGTCCGACGCGTCCCGCGCTGCCACAAGATCCTCCCCCCCCCTCAGCCTCCTGCCGGGCCTCAACCCCGCCCCCCGTACAGCCGTCGGCCAATCAGCTACCAGCAGTTGGACGGCCTGGGACACGGCATGAAG gTCTCTGGGAAACAGTCGGAGCGAACAGGAACGATCCGTAAACACGGCGCCTCCACCAG gtcCACCAAACCCCCGGAGCCAGTGCAGTGTCCCGTGGTGCCCCCTGTCAGCGG CTCTAGTTTTGGGAAACCTGTGGCTGCGCCCACCATCCCCTCCACATACCAGGCTCCACCTGAGAGTGACATCATCAGCACCCTGCTGCTCGACGCCccgcccccccctcctctccctcagTATGATGATGTCACTGACGCCCCGGCTCTGCCCCCTCCACCTCCTGAATCGCCCGGAGAGATGTCggccttgcccccccctccgcctccccctcctccttcaGAGGCTGTGACCAATCACAGTGCAGCACCGCCGCCGGCTCCGCCCCTCAGCCTAGAGACAG tGGTGGAGGAGAGCAGcttcccccctccctctcctcccccccctcctccctctgatGATGACGGCTTTCCTCCGCTGCCCAATGAGCTGCCAGCCCcgccccctccacctccacccagCCAGGAAGTAGACg TGACCCTCCCGTCCAGGAGGAGTCGCCACCGCCGCTCACCGCCCACtactcgctctctgtctctgagagTCCGTTCTGGCCCTGCCTCCCGCTGCTGCTACACGCGCTCTCTCTTCCTGCCCGCTGTCCAATCAT tgatgatcccccctcctcccccctacCCGCCCCCCAACGCTCCTCCTCCATCCTTCCCTTTGCTCCCGcgctcctcttcttcctcacaTCGACTCTGCTTACCTGCTCGCCTCCAACACCTGG ATCTGGAGCTCCCAGCCACGCCCCCTCCTCTCCTATTGGATGATCTTGGAGGGTTTGATGACATcatgcctcccctccctccaccGGTAGACTACGACACGGACGAGCCCCCACAATACCTCGAGAAAG TGGCGGCGCTGTACAGCTACGAGGCGTCCAAACCAGACGACCTGTCGCTCACCGTCGGCGACGTCATCTACCTGACGCATCGCCACAGTGACGGCTGGTGCGAGGGTGTTCTCCGCGGCAACCGGGGCTTCTTCCCCGAGAACTACGTCCAATCATGTGGCTGA
- the abi3a gene encoding ABI family, member 3a isoform X4 — translation MKEQKLEEEVMKILEEAPSARKALLENYDNLLNVADYCYNNYIQSGDGSLAALEETKNFTTRSLASVAYQISCLASSVLSLLDAQNNQLRHMESSINLIGQTVEMHKEKVSRREIGVFTAVRRVPRCHKILPPPQPPAGPQPRPPYSRRPISYQQLDGLGHGMKVSGKQSERTGTIRKHGASTRSTKPPEPVQCPVVPPVSGSSFGKPVAAPTIPSTYQAPPESDIISTLLLDAPPPPPLPQYDDVTDAPALPPPPPESPGEMSALPPPPPPPPPSEAVTNHSAAPPPAPPLSLETVVEESSFPPPSPPPPPPSDDDGFPPLPNELPAPPPPPPPSQEVDDLELPATPPPLLLDDLGGFDDIMPPLPPPVDYDTDEPPQYLEKVAALYSYEASKPDDLSLTVGDVIYLTHRHSDGWCEGVLRGNRGFFPENYVQSCG, via the exons ATGAAGGAGCAGAAGCTTGAAGAGGAAGTGATGAAGATTCTGGAGGAAGCACCGAGCGCCAGAAAGGCTCTGCTGGAAAACTACGACAACCTGCTCAACGTGGCCGACTACTGCTACAACAACTACATACAG TCAGGTGACGGCAGCCTGGCGGCGTTGGAGGAAACCAAGAACTTCACCACGCGGTCTCTGGCCAGTGTAGCGTACCAGATCAGCTGTCTGGCCAGCAGTGTGCTGAGTCTGCTCGATGCTCAGAACAATCAGCTGCGTCACATGGAGTCCTCCATCAACCTCATTGGTCAG ACGGTGGAGATGCACAAAGAGAAGGTTTCCCGGAGAGAGATCGGCGTCTTCACGGCGGTCCGACGCGTCCCGCGCTGCCACAAGATCCTCCCCCCCCCTCAGCCTCCTGCCGGGCCTCAACCCCGCCCCCCGTACAGCCGTCGGCCAATCAGCTACCAGCAGTTGGACGGCCTGGGACACGGCATGAAG gTCTCTGGGAAACAGTCGGAGCGAACAGGAACGATCCGTAAACACGGCGCCTCCACCAG gtcCACCAAACCCCCGGAGCCAGTGCAGTGTCCCGTGGTGCCCCCTGTCAGCGG CTCTAGTTTTGGGAAACCTGTGGCTGCGCCCACCATCCCCTCCACATACCAGGCTCCACCTGAGAGTGACATCATCAGCACCCTGCTGCTCGACGCCccgcccccccctcctctccctcagTATGATGATGTCACTGACGCCCCGGCTCTGCCCCCTCCACCTCCTGAATCGCCCGGAGAGATGTCggccttgcccccccctccgcctccccctcctccttcaGAGGCTGTGACCAATCACAGTGCAGCACCGCCGCCGGCTCCGCCCCTCAGCCTAGAGACAG tGGTGGAGGAGAGCAGcttcccccctccctctcctcccccccctcctccctctgatGATGACGGCTTTCCTCCGCTGCCCAATGAGCTGCCAGCCCcgccccctccacctccacccagCCAGGAAGTAGACg ATCTGGAGCTCCCAGCCACGCCCCCTCCTCTCCTATTGGATGATCTTGGAGGGTTTGATGACATcatgcctcccctccctccaccGGTAGACTACGACACGGACGAGCCCCCACAATACCTCGAGAAAG TGGCGGCGCTGTACAGCTACGAGGCGTCCAAACCAGACGACCTGTCGCTCACCGTCGGCGACGTCATCTACCTGACGCATCGCCACAGTGACGGCTGGTGCGAGGGTGTTCTCCGCGGCAACCGGGGCTTCTTCCCCGAGAACTACGTCCAATCATGTGGCTGA
- the abi3a gene encoding ABI family, member 3a isoform X3 gives MKVKEQKLEEEVMKILEEAPSARKALLENYDNLLNVADYCYNNYIQSGDGSLAALEETKNFTTRSLASVAYQISCLASSVLSLLDAQNNQLRHMESSINLIGQTVEMHKEKVSRREIGVFTAVRRVPRCHKILPPPQPPAGPQPRPPYSRRPISYQQLDGLGHGMKVSGKQSERTGTIRKHGASTRSTKPPEPVQCPVVPPVSGSSFGKPVAAPTIPSTYQAPPESDIISTLLLDAPPPPPLPQYDDVTDAPALPPPPPESPGEMSALPPPPPPPPPSEAVTNHSAAPPPAPPLSLETVVEESSFPPPSPPPPPPSDDDGFPPLPNELPAPPPPPPPSQEVDDLELPATPPPLLLDDLGGFDDIMPPLPPPVDYDTDEPPQYLEKVAALYSYEASKPDDLSLTVGDVIYLTHRHSDGWCEGVLRGNRGFFPENYVQSCG, from the exons TGAAGGAGCAGAAGCTTGAAGAGGAAGTGATGAAGATTCTGGAGGAAGCACCGAGCGCCAGAAAGGCTCTGCTGGAAAACTACGACAACCTGCTCAACGTGGCCGACTACTGCTACAACAACTACATACAG TCAGGTGACGGCAGCCTGGCGGCGTTGGAGGAAACCAAGAACTTCACCACGCGGTCTCTGGCCAGTGTAGCGTACCAGATCAGCTGTCTGGCCAGCAGTGTGCTGAGTCTGCTCGATGCTCAGAACAATCAGCTGCGTCACATGGAGTCCTCCATCAACCTCATTGGTCAG ACGGTGGAGATGCACAAAGAGAAGGTTTCCCGGAGAGAGATCGGCGTCTTCACGGCGGTCCGACGCGTCCCGCGCTGCCACAAGATCCTCCCCCCCCCTCAGCCTCCTGCCGGGCCTCAACCCCGCCCCCCGTACAGCCGTCGGCCAATCAGCTACCAGCAGTTGGACGGCCTGGGACACGGCATGAAG gTCTCTGGGAAACAGTCGGAGCGAACAGGAACGATCCGTAAACACGGCGCCTCCACCAG gtcCACCAAACCCCCGGAGCCAGTGCAGTGTCCCGTGGTGCCCCCTGTCAGCGG CTCTAGTTTTGGGAAACCTGTGGCTGCGCCCACCATCCCCTCCACATACCAGGCTCCACCTGAGAGTGACATCATCAGCACCCTGCTGCTCGACGCCccgcccccccctcctctccctcagTATGATGATGTCACTGACGCCCCGGCTCTGCCCCCTCCACCTCCTGAATCGCCCGGAGAGATGTCggccttgcccccccctccgcctccccctcctccttcaGAGGCTGTGACCAATCACAGTGCAGCACCGCCGCCGGCTCCGCCCCTCAGCCTAGAGACAG tGGTGGAGGAGAGCAGcttcccccctccctctcctcccccccctcctccctctgatGATGACGGCTTTCCTCCGCTGCCCAATGAGCTGCCAGCCCcgccccctccacctccacccagCCAGGAAGTAGACg ATCTGGAGCTCCCAGCCACGCCCCCTCCTCTCCTATTGGATGATCTTGGAGGGTTTGATGACATcatgcctcccctccctccaccGGTAGACTACGACACGGACGAGCCCCCACAATACCTCGAGAAAG TGGCGGCGCTGTACAGCTACGAGGCGTCCAAACCAGACGACCTGTCGCTCACCGTCGGCGACGTCATCTACCTGACGCATCGCCACAGTGACGGCTGGTGCGAGGGTGTTCTCCGCGGCAACCGGGGCTTCTTCCCCGAGAACTACGTCCAATCATGTGGCTGA